A portion of the Fulvia fulva chromosome 1, complete sequence genome contains these proteins:
- a CDS encoding L-saccharopine oxidase produces MNMAEVGKKQVAIVGAGVFGLSLALALQKRGHRVTVFDRYRYDEAHYQPLSSDQQIAASVDHNKIFRASYGTKLHYQRLALEARKAWESIDNARQDAAHKLFDPCGMLRVQPTDELSPLERETLASMEREGLRDNQFVEGNREDCERAKNAGWDEKLLKFSIPDEPEGKSFEAVLDSLAGFTRCSDACAHFFTLAKNAGVEFEFGDAGAFESLLHQDDDRTQRVIGLRTTDGTNHHADVVVIAAGSFSTQVLPDLAYHMESSAGSIATFKIEESEQALWDKFSPEKFPVMTWKSASRDEDGRDRGSVYVLPRTPDGLLKIGYRGVKFTNFQPAPENACFTQEGKWSIPLPAAECDVIPEKAATDIRHFVEVFLPEFRDVPFHSTKLCWYTDTLDNSFLIDYVPTYADKSVFVCTGGSGHGAKFMPVLGEHAADILENGDASATPMRPHWRWRDDVPRGNGLQEGPHGPRNIGKK; encoded by the exons ATGAATATGGCGGAGGTGGGAAAGAAGCAGGTAGCTATTGTTGGTG CTGGCGTATTCGGCCTCTCCCTGGCATTAGCACTGCAGAAACGAG GCCACCGCGTCACGGTCTTCGACAGATATCGTTACGATGAAGCGCATTACCAGCCTTTGAGCTCAGACCAACAGATCGCAGCATCAGTAGACCACAACAAGATT TTCCGCGCCTCTTACGGCACCAAGCTCCACTACCAACGTCTCGCTTTAGAAGCTCGCAAAGCGTGGGAGTCCATCGACAATGCTCGCCAGGATGCAGCTCATAAGCTGTTCGACCCATGCGGGATGCTTCGTGTCCAGCCGACGGATGAGCTCTCGCCACTTGAAAGGGAGACGCTAGCCAGTATGGAGCGGGAAGGGCTGCGTGACAACCAGTTTGTCGAGGGTAACCGGGAGGATTGTGAGCGTGCCAAGAATGCCGGGTGGGATGAGAAGTTGCTGAAGTTTAGCATTCCTGATGAACCGGAGGGGAAGTCTTTCGAAGCAGTGCTTGACTCGCTGGCTGGGTTCACTAGGTGTTCTGATGCTTGTGCCCATTTTTTCACATTGGCAAAGAATGCCGGTGTTGAGTTCGAGTTTGGTGACGCAGGCGCCTTTGAGAGCCTGCTCCATCAGGACGATGATCGCACGCAGCGTGTTATTGGCCTAAGGACAACTGACGGCACCAACCACCACGCCGACGTAGTCGTCATCGCCGCTGGCTCATTCTCGACGCAAGTCCTGCCCGATCTAGCATACCACATGGAATCATCAGCTGGCAGCATCGCCACCTTCAAGATCGAAGAAAGCGAACAGGCACTCTGGGACAAGTTCTCACCCGAGAAGTTCCCCGTAATGACCTGGAAGAGTGCCAGCCGCGATGAGGACGGACGAGATCGAGGTAGCGTATACGTCCTGCCACGAACGCCGGATGGACTTCTGAAGATAGGCTACCGCGGCGTCAAGTTCACCAACTTCCAGCCAGCGCCCGAAAATGCTTGTTTCACGCAAGAGGGGAAGTGGTCAATACCATTACCAGCGGCGGAGTGTGATGTAATACCGGAGAAGGCAGCGACGGATATCCGGCACTTCGTTGAGGTGTTCCTGCCAGAGTTCAGGGATGTGCCGTTCCATTCGACAAAGCTGTGCTGGTATACCGATACGCTTGACAATTCGTTCCTG ATCGACTACGTGCCAACATACGCTGACAAGTCAGTCTTTGTCTGTACGGGAGGCAGCGGGCATGGTGCGAAGTTCATGCCAGTTCTGGGAGAG CACGCCGCAGACATCCTTGAGAATGGCGATGCAAGCGCTACGCCGATGCGACCACACTGGCGCTGGAGAGACGATGTCCCGAGAGGTAACGGCCTGCAGGAGGGTCCGCATGGTCCTCGTAATATTGGCAAAAAGTGA
- a CDS encoding Nicotinamide/nicotinic acid mononucleotide adenylyltransferase 2: MCLRAPLRHPLRCTQPFALSSRQHLHSRLPFRLIPQRSLNRRHIYTPPPPLDHNVKLSGLIDYEAPPIPLTMADDIRGDMTLDEYEFPNSRLRHRIYDAERTPLVLIACGSFSPITFLHLRMFEMAADYARFNTKFEVVGAYLSCVGDAYKKTGLVKAEHRINMCTLAVQQSSWISVDPWEALHSEYLETAKVLDHFDHEINEVMGGIDTPVEKKKARIALLAGADLIQTFSTPGVWSPPDIDYILRNYGAFIVERSGTDIDEALATLQQWKDNIWVIQQLVQNDISSTKIRLFRRRDMSIRYLVPEQVVNYIEAHGLYDEDGAASTGSGSGKQPGESSGVASSSKG; encoded by the exons ATGTGCCTGCGTGCCCCTTTGCGACATCCACTGCGCTGCACCCAACCATTTGCCTTGTCCTCAAGGCAGCACCTCCACTCGCGATTGCCCTTTCGACTCATACCGCAACGTAGCCTCAACCGACGACACATATACACCCCACCTCCTCCGCTTGACCACAACGTCAAACTATCTGGACTCATAGACTACGAAGCCCCGCCGATACCACTCACAATGGCCGACGACATCAGAGGCGACATGACTCTGGACGAATACGAGTTCCCCAACAGCCGTCTGCGACACCGAATCTACGATGCCGAGCGGACACCGCTCGTGCTCATCGCTTGCGGTTCCTTTTCGCCCATCACCTTCCTCCACCTGCGCATGTTCGAAATGGCGGCCGATTATGCCCGCTTCAACACAAAGTTCGAGGTAGTTGGTGCGTATCTGTCTTGTGTAGGCGACGCGTATAAGAAGACGGGTCTCGTGAAGGCAGAGCACAGGATCAACATGTGTACATTGGCAGTGCAGCAGAGCAGCTGGATCAGTGTTGACCCATGGGAGGCGCTTCACTCAGAGTATCTGGAGACTGCGAAGGTGTTGGACCACTTTGATCATGAGATCAATGAGGTTATGGGAGGTATCGATACACCGGTCGAAAAAAAGAAAGCCAGAATCGCGCTGCTGGCAGGTGCAGACTTGATTCAGACGTTCAGCACGCCAGGCGTCTGGTCGCCGCCTGACATTGATTACATCCTGAGGAACTATGGCGCATTCATTGTTGAG CGGTCCGGCACAGACATCGATGAAGCTCTCGCAACCCTACAGCAGTGGAAGGACAACATCTGGGTCATCCAACAACTAGTCCAGAACGACATATCGTCCACCAAGATCCGACTGTTCCGCAGGAGAGACATGTCGATCCGCTACCTGGTGCCAGAACAAGTCGTCAACTACATCGAGGCTCACGGTCTGTACGATGAAGATGGCGCTGCAAGTACTGGCAGTGGCAGCGGCAAGCAACCAGGCGAGAGCTCTGGCGTAGCTAGCTCAAGCAAGGGTTGA
- a CDS encoding Lactoylglutathione lyase encodes MLSALRRTTLITRQLTRPPTPTRPSSTATTATMTDTSKYKFNHTMLRVKDPVASVKFYQHLGMSQVNKFSFPDNKFDLYFLAHDSPKSASHGNHWTDREGIIELTHNYGTENDPNFTVANGNKEPGKGFGHVCVSVDNIQAACQRLEDAGYRFQKKLKDGRMHHIAFALDPDDYWVEIIAQNPVDKTEDVKSTDLQTYRMNHTMIRVKDKDISLKFYQDVLGMTLHRTSEAKEAGFNLYFLGYGPAPSSDDTSNGVNPTASREGLLELTWNYGTEKESGRVYHDGNAEPQGFGHICVSVDDLEKACERFEQQGVQWKKRLTEGRMKNVAFVLDPDGYWIEVIQNERYKEAPGKY; translated from the coding sequence ATGCTCTCAGCACTTCGACGAACCACTCTAATCACAAGACAACTCACAAGACCACCCACACCAACCAGACCATCCTCCACCGCCACCACCGCCACAATGACCGACACCAGCAAATACAAATTCAACCACACCATGCTCCGCGTGAAAGACCCCGTCGCGTCCGTCAAATTCTACCAACACCTGGGCATGTCCCAAGTCAACAAATTCTCCTTCCCCGACAACAAATTCGACCTCTACTTCCTCGCCCACGACTCGCCCAAGTCCGCCTCGCACGGCAACCACTGGACGGACCGCGAGGGAATCATCGAGCTGACGCACAACTACGGCACCGAAAATGATCCCAATTTCACAGTCGCCAACGGCAACAAGGAGCCTGGCAAAGGGTTCGGACATGTCTGCGTTAGTGTGGACAACATTCAAGCCGCGTGTCAACGTCTTGAGGACGCTGGCTACAGATTCCAGAAAAAACTCAAGGACGGCCGGATGCACCACATCGCCTTCGCGCTCGATCCAGATGACTACTGGGTCGAGATCATCGCGCAGAACCCCGTCGACAAAACTGAAGACGTCAAGTCGACGGATCTTCAGACATACCGCATGAACCACACGATGATCCGCGTCAAAGATAAAGACATCAGCCTCAAATTCTACCAAGACGTCCTGGGCATGACGCTCCACCGCACCTCAGAAGCAAAAGAAGCCGGCTTCAACCTCTACTTCCTCGGGTACGGGCCCGCCCCCTCCTCGGACGACACCTCCAACGGCGTCAACCCTACCGCATCCCGGGAAGGGCTCCTCGAACTTACTTGGAACTACGGGACCGAGAAAGAGTCCGGACGGGTGTACCATGATGGAAACGCTGAGCCGCAGGGGTTCGGACATATTTGTGTGTCTGTTGATGATTTGGAGAAGGCGTGTGAGCGGTTTGAACAGCAAGGAGTGCAGTGGAAGAAGAGGTTGACGGAGGGTCGGATGAAGAATGTGGCGTTTGTGTTGGATCCGGATGGGTATTGGATTGAGGTTATTCAGAATGAGAGGTATAAGGAGGCGCCGGGGAAGTATTAG
- a CDS encoding D-3-phosphoglycerate dehydrogenase 2, chloroplastic yields MPQDVVVNGGSRPKVLIPEKVSPDGLKLLQASLDVHEKKGLSPEQLLEIIGDYEALVVRSETKVNAQLIAAGKKLKVVARAGVGVDNVDLDAATKHGVIVVNSPQGNINAAAEHTIALLMAVARNIGEASVSIKSGKWERSKLTGVEVKGKTLAIIGLGKVGLTVARAAGGLGMNLLGYDPYANVKLAEAANVELASSMDELFEQADFLTIHTPMIASTKGMIGLSELSKMKPTARVLNVARGGIIDEQSLLEALETGKIGGAGLDVFTAEPPKEDDFASKLIRHPKVVATPHLGASTVEAQENVSIDVCEQVLLILQGQLPRSAVNAPIIMAEEYRTLRPFVTLLERMGSLYTQHFGPDNIARRVRTTFDLVYEGSLAETKTTKPLFAALIKGLVSPITDSADTNINIVNAELIAKERGILINESRSREKVEQEGYSASVTLRARLDPRSPSARRGAGGDERRPEPVRTSTGRVKELEDQVISGFVSSNTPYISRLGRFSTSFVPEGTLLICRNYDEPGKIGTVGGRLGKAGVNIRFMSVAPIDEGIKGRDGSSDGEANGKENEALMILGIDRDIDASVRKDILGEEGVLEASVVALQK; encoded by the exons ATGCCTCAAGACGTTGTAGTCAACGGCGGCTCGCGGCCAAAGGTGCTCATACCTGAGAAGGTATCGCCAGATGGCCTCAAGCTGCTGCAAGCTTCGTTGGACGTTCACGAGAAGAAGGGTCTCTCACCGGAGCAGCTACTGGAGATCATTGGAGACTACGAGGCACTCGTCGTTCGCTCTGAGACCAAGGTCAACGCTCAGCTGATTGCGGCTGGAAAGAAGCTGAAAGTCGTTGCCCGAGCAGGTGTCGGTGTCGACAATGTCGATCTTGACGCAGCCACGAAGCATGGTGTAATTGTTGTGAACAGTCCGCAGGGAAACATCAATGCCGCTGCCGAGCATACCATTGCTCTGCTCATGGCAGTCGCCAGAAATATCGGAGAGGCATCTGTCAGCATCAAGTCGGGCAAGTGGGAGAGGAGCAAGTTGACTGGTGTTGAAgtcaagggcaagactctggCCATCATCGGTCTTGGCAAAG TCGGTCTTACCGTTGCTCGTGCTGCGGGTGGACTGGGTATGAACCTCCTGGGATACGACCCATATGCCAACGTCAAGCTTGCCGAAGCAGCCAATGTTGAGCTAGCTTCTTCCATGGACGAGCTGTTCGAGCAAGCCGACTTCCTCACGATCCACACTCCCATGATCGCATCTACAAAGGGCATGATCGGCCTCTCCGAGCTCTCCAAAATGAAACCCACCGCCCGCGTCCTGAACGTCGCACGCGGCGGCATAATCGACGAACAATCCCTCCTCGAAGCCCTCGAAACCGGCAAGATCGGCGGCGCAGGTCTCGACGTCTTCACAGCAGAACCACCCAAAGAAGACGACTTCGCCAGCAAACTCATCCGCCACCCCAAAGTCGTTGCAACACCCCACTTGGGCGCCTCCACAGTCGAAGCGCAAGAGAACGTCTCGATAGACGTCTGCGAACAAGTCCTCCTCATCCTCCAAGGCCAGCTCCCCCGCAGCGCCGTCAACGCCCCTATCATCATGGCAGAGGAGTACCGCACCCTGCGTCCCTTCGTCACTCTCCTCGAACGCATGGGGAGTCTCTACACTCAGCACTTCGGCCCTGACAACATCGCTCGCCGCGTCCGTACCACTTTCGACCTCGTCTACGAGGGCTCCCTCGCGGAGACGAAGACGACGAAACCTCTCTTCGCGGCCCTCATCAAGGGCCTCGTCTCGCCCATCACGGACTCGGCAGATACAAACATCAACATCGTCAACGCCGAGCTCATCGCCAAGGAACGCGGAATCCTCATCAACGAATCCCGCTCGCGCGAGAAAGTCGAGCAGGAAGGCTACTCCGCCTCCGTCACGCTCCGCGCGCGCCTCGATCCTCGATCTCCTTCTGCGCGCCGTGGCGCCGGCGGCGATGAGAGACGCCCTGAACCCGTTAGAACTTCTACGGGTCGCGTGAAGGAACTCGAAGACCAAGTCATCTCCGGCTTCGTCTCGAGTAACACGCCCTACATCTCCCGCCTGGGCCGCTTCAGCACCTCTTTCGTCCCCGAGGGTACACTCCTGATCTGTCGGAACTACGACGAGCCCGGCAAGATCGGAACTGTGGGTGGACGACTAGGAAAAGCTGGTGTCAACATCCGATTCATGAGCGTGGCGCCTATTGATGAGGGGATCAAGGGGAGGGACGGGTCTTCCGATGGCGAGGCTAATGGGAAGGAGAATGAGGCGCTCATGATACTGGGCATTGATAGGGATATTGATGCGAGCGTGAGGAAGGATATTCTGGGGGAGGAGGGAGTGCTGGAGGCTAGTGTTGTTGCTTTACAGAAGTGA
- a CDS encoding putative endo-1,3(4)-beta-glucanase has protein sequence MFTGTVLTNDCGKDLGFAGCYSSPTKPNNAGTDFNADGGGVYAMEWTSAAIKIWFFPREQIPASLKGPIPPDPTTFGTPDANFAGGCDIDKFFFNHSLIFNIEFCGSWAGPTFVDDGCPALDPTNQWRSCNIYAATNPQAYTEAYWAVNYLEVFTSAPGSPSPTSSFLSTVTPAASSTSVTDSGALGAPTTPTQSLWPPTSITTSSTSTSSPPSSSTEPPPSSSTSSSSSSSTPSPDPTTSTSSISTSSPSSPSPSTTLLSSSISSSSTLTTSTTAASSSPTTSQQPPTPSSTAPQVITIRTTTIVSVPAAPPSTGTDIITIHTTTTVHVPASSPSHHKRAPTGPPPGNDIGPLLRPSHATKRFDPEDPDETRIPVSWTFECCFEYASLPTGKGSASKKSSDDDEHAFPTAHSKAMS, from the exons ATGTTCACAGGTACCGTCCTCACGAACGACTGTGGC AAAGACCTTGGCTTCGCGGGCTGCTACAGCTCACCCACCAAACCAAACAACGCAGGCACCGACTTCAACGCTGATGGCGGCGGTGTCTATGCTATGGAATGGACCTCTGCAGCCATCAAGATTTGGTTCTTCCCTCGCGAACAGATTCCTGCCAGCCTAAAAGGTCCCATACCACCCGACCCAACGACATTCGGCACTCCAGATGCAAACTTTGCGGGCGGCTGCGATATTGACAAGTTCTTCTTCAATCATTCTTTGATCTTCAATATTGAGTTCTGTGGGAGCTGGGCAGGGCCTACTTTTGTG GACGACGGCTGTCCAGCACTTGACCCGACCAATCAATGGCGCTCGTGCAACATCTACGCTGCTACCAATCCGCAAGCATACACGGAAGCATACTGGGCTGTGAACTATCTTGAGGTCTTCACCTCTGCACCAGGGTCGCCATCTCCAACTTCGAGCTTCTTGTCTACGGTCACACCCGCTGCCAGCAGTACTTCAGTGACCGACAGTGGCGCACTGGGTGCACCAACGACACCAACGCAGAGTCTTTGGCCACCGACGAGCATCACCACCAGTAGCACGTCGACTTCAAGTCCACCATCTTCATCGACTGAACCACCGCCATCTTCGTCGACTTCATCCTCGTCATCTTCTTCGACACCATCACCGGATCCCACGACGTCGACTTCGAGTATCTCTACCTCCTCACCAAGTTCTCCATCGCCATCGACCACGCTACTCTCGTCTTCAATCTCATCTTCGAGCACCTTAACAACTTCAACTACGGCCGCGAGCTCCAGCCCGACGACTTCGCAGCAGCCGCCAACGCCATCGTCGACCGCACCACAGGTTATTACGATCCGCACCACCACGATCGTGTCTGTTCCAGCAGCACCACCGTCTACCGGAACGGATATCATCACAATTCACACCACCACAACCGTACACGTTCCGGCATCATCACCGTCCCATCACAAGAGAGCGCCTACAGGCCCACCTCCTGGCAATGACATCGGTCCGCTACTGCGCCCTTCGCACGCCACCAAACGCTTCGATCCGGAAGATCCTGACGAGACACGAATCCCGGTCAGCTGGACATTCGAGTGCTGCTTCGAGTACGCATCCCTCCCGACAGGGAAGGGCAGTGCGTCCAAGAAGTCgtctgatgatgatgagCACGCCTTCCCAACGGCACATTCGAAGGCGATGTCGTGA